A single window of Rhizobium indicum DNA harbors:
- a CDS encoding DUF2161 domain-containing phosphodiesterase: METSLYLPVKAFLEAAGYVVKGEVGGCDLVGLSDAEPPVVVVCELKLSFNLELLLQAVDRAAMSDEVWIAARVSAKGRGRETDKRYRDLCRRLGIGMLGVSDAGEVSIIVSSVSPMPRTNPKRRTRLVKEHQRRHGDPAVGGSTRAPIMTAYRQQVLLCAAAIERGVGRPRDMKAQVPNAGRILLDNVYGWFERKEKGVYALTPAGQAALLRWPQTILSEPAP; this comes from the coding sequence ATGGAGACATCGCTCTACCTGCCGGTCAAAGCTTTCCTGGAGGCGGCCGGTTATGTCGTGAAGGGTGAGGTCGGCGGGTGCGATCTCGTGGGCCTCAGCGATGCCGAGCCGCCGGTCGTGGTGGTCTGCGAACTCAAGCTCTCCTTCAACCTCGAACTGCTTCTGCAGGCGGTCGACCGTGCGGCGATGAGCGATGAGGTCTGGATCGCGGCCCGCGTCTCCGCCAAGGGTCGGGGGCGGGAGACCGACAAACGCTATCGCGATCTCTGCCGCAGGCTCGGCATCGGCATGCTCGGCGTCTCCGATGCCGGCGAGGTCAGCATCATCGTCAGCTCCGTCTCGCCGATGCCGCGCACCAATCCCAAGCGGCGCACGCGCCTCGTCAAGGAGCATCAGCGCCGCCACGGCGATCCCGCCGTCGGCGGCAGCACGCGGGCGCCGATCATGACCGCCTATCGTCAGCAGGTGCTGCTCTGCGCCGCCGCAATCGAGCGTGGGGTCGGGCGGCCGCGGGATATGAAGGCTCAGGTGCCCAATGCCGGCCGAATCCTGCTCGACAATGTCTACGGATGGTTCGAACGCAAGGAGAAGGGCGTCTACGCCCTTACGCCTGCAGGGCAGGCGGCGCTCTTGCGCTGGCCGCAGACTATTCTCTCCGAGCCTGCTCCTTGA
- the emfA gene encoding CDF family cation efflux transporter EmfA, which yields MSDNGDLTVRKLAMWGIPLSLGVMGLKMVAWWVTGSVALLSDGLESSVNVVAAFIAFFVIRYAQKPADHDHPFGHHKAEYLSAVTEGVLIVVAALLIVNEAVGYLAEPRMLDAPVLGLAINFAAGVINAIWARLLIRTGRRHRSAALTADGQHIMSDVVTSVGVLVGLLLALATGYAIFDPVLAILVAVNILYQGWKVISQSIGGLMDQAVEPQEEEAIKQAIASHAAGSIGVHDLKTRRAGTVTFIDFHMVVPGGMSVRQAHDICDRLEDAIRAVHEGATIAIHVEPEGEKAHGIRVKVVKEA from the coding sequence ATGAGTGACAACGGCGATCTTACGGTTCGCAAGCTGGCGATGTGGGGCATTCCGCTGTCGCTCGGCGTCATGGGGCTGAAGATGGTGGCCTGGTGGGTCACAGGGTCGGTGGCGCTGCTGTCGGACGGGCTCGAATCGTCGGTCAACGTCGTTGCCGCTTTCATCGCCTTCTTCGTCATCCGCTATGCGCAGAAGCCGGCCGATCACGACCATCCCTTCGGTCATCACAAGGCGGAATATCTGTCTGCCGTCACCGAGGGCGTGCTGATCGTCGTCGCCGCCCTGCTGATCGTCAACGAGGCGGTTGGTTATCTCGCCGAGCCGCGCATGCTGGACGCACCCGTGCTCGGCCTTGCGATCAACTTCGCGGCCGGTGTCATCAATGCGATCTGGGCGCGGTTGCTGATCCGGACTGGACGCAGACATCGCTCGGCAGCGCTGACGGCGGATGGACAGCATATCATGTCCGACGTCGTGACCTCCGTCGGCGTGCTCGTTGGCCTGCTGCTGGCGCTGGCAACGGGATATGCGATCTTCGACCCGGTGCTTGCCATTCTCGTTGCCGTCAACATCCTCTATCAGGGTTGGAAGGTGATCTCGCAATCGATCGGCGGGCTGATGGACCAGGCAGTCGAGCCGCAGGAGGAGGAGGCGATCAAGCAGGCGATCGCCAGCCACGCGGCGGGCTCGATCGGCGTGCATGACCTGAAAACGAGGCGGGCGGGCACCGTCACCTTCATCGATTTCCACATGGTGGTGCCCGGCGGGATGTCGGTGCGGCAGGCGCATGATATATGCGACCGCCTTGAGGATGCCATCAGGGCGGTGCACGAGGGCGCCACCATTGCAATTCATGTGGAACCGGAGGGCGAAAAGGCTCACGGCATCCGCGTCAAAGTCGTCAAGGAGGCATAA
- the queF gene encoding preQ(1) synthase, which translates to MPNTDVSSLSMLGQQTETAQSPEEAVLEKVPSNHAGTDYVVRFTAPEFTSLCPMTGQPDFAHIVIDYIPGEWLVESKSLKLFLHSFRNHGAFHEDCSVYIAKRIVELLDPRWLRIGAYWYPRGGIPIDVFWQTGKPPEGVWLPEQGVATYRGRG; encoded by the coding sequence ATGCCGAATACCGATGTTTCCAGCCTGTCGATGCTGGGCCAGCAAACCGAAACAGCGCAGTCGCCGGAGGAGGCGGTGCTTGAAAAAGTGCCGTCCAACCATGCCGGCACCGATTACGTCGTGCGCTTTACCGCGCCGGAATTCACCTCGCTCTGCCCGATGACCGGGCAGCCGGATTTTGCCCATATCGTCATCGACTACATTCCGGGCGAATGGCTGGTGGAATCGAAGTCGCTGAAGCTCTTCCTGCATTCCTTCCGCAATCACGGCGCTTTCCACGAGGATTGCTCGGTCTATATCGCCAAGCGCATCGTCGAGCTACTCGATCCCCGGTGGCTCAGGATCGGCGCCTACTGGTATCCGCGCGGCGGCATTCCGATCGATGTTTTCTGGCAGACGGGCAAGCCGCCGGAAGGCGTGTGGCTGCCGGAGCAGGGCGTTGCCACCTATCGCGGCCGTGGGTGA